The following nucleotide sequence is from Bacillus alveayuensis.
AGGGCGATTATCACAGCGCTCGGTACAGGGATTGGAGAAGATTTTGATATAACAAAAGCAAGGTATCATAAAATAGTTATTATGACGGATGCAGATGTTGATGGAGCCCACATCCGTACGCTCCTTTTAACGTTTTTCTATCGCTATATGCGTGAAATAATCGAAAAAGGCTATGTTTATATTGCACAGCCGCCATTATATAAAATTCAACAAGGTAAACGAATTGAATATGCGTATAATGATCGACAGCTTGAACAAATTTTAGCAGAACTTCCACAGCAGCCAAAACCAAGTATTCAACGCTATAAAGGACTCGGGGAAATGAATCCTGAACAATTATGGGAAACAACCATGGATCCAAAAACTCGCACACTTCTTCAAGTAACATTAGAGGATGCTATAGAGGCTGATGAAACGTTCGAAATTTTAATGGGTGATAAAGTTGAGCCACGGCGCCTCTTTATTGAGGAAAACGCTCGATATGTGAAAAACTTAGATATTTAATTTAAAAAAGGGGCAGAAATTTTCTGCCTCAACCTTTTCATCTGTGTAACGATACCCTCCCCATGGAGAGAGATCGAACGAAATGATTTTTTGGGAGGTTTTACGATATGCCGGAAAATAATAAGTCCCAAATTCGTGAAGTGAATATTAGTCAAGAGATGCGATCATCCTTTTTGGATTATGCGATGAGTGTAATTGTGTCGCGTGCCTTGCCGGATGTTCGTGATGGACTAAAGCCCGTTCATAGAAGAATTTTGTATGCAATGCATGATCTAGGTATGACGCCTGACAAGCCTTATAAAAAATCGGCACGTATAGTCGGTGAAGTCATTGGTAAGTATCATCCCCACGGTGACGCAGCTGTCTATGACACAATGGTACGTATGGCGCAAGATTTCAACTATCGCTATATGCTTGTAGATGGTCATGGAAACTTCGGATCAGTAGATGGGGATGCAGCTGCCGCCATGCGTTATACTGAGGCAAGAATGTCTAAAATTTCAATGGAGCTTTTACGCGACATTAATAAAGATACGATTGACTATCAAGACAACTATGATGGTTCAGAAAAAGAACCAGTTGTCCTCCCATCGCGCTTCCCGAACTTACTTGTTAATGGTGCAGCAGGTATCGCTGTTGGAATGGCAACCAATATTCCCCCTCATCAGCTCGGGGAAGTTATCGATGGTGTGCTTGCCTTAAGTAAGGATCCAGATATAACGGTAGCGCAGTTAATGGAAATTATCCCAGGCCCTGATTTCCCAACAGCTGGACAAATTATTGGGAAAGGTGGAATACGCAAAGCCTATGAGACTGGTCGAGGAACGATAACCGTACGTGCGAAAGTAGAAATTGAAGAAACATCAAACGGTAAACAATCCATTATTGTAACTGAGCTACCTTACCAAGTCAATAAGGCCAAGCTCATTGAAAAAATTGCTGACCTTGTACGTGAAAAAAAGATTGAAGGTATTTCTGATTTACGTGATGAATCAGACCGCAATGGAATGAGAATCGTTATTGAAGTCCGAAAAGATGCAAATGCGAATGTACTTTTAAACAATTTGTATAAACAAACGGCATTACAAACAACGTTTGGAATAAACATGCTCGCATTAGTCAATGGAGAGCCGAAGGTATTAAATTTAAAACAAACATTAATGCACTATTTAGATCACCAAAAGGTAGTGATTCGTCGTCGTACGGAATATGAATTAAAGAAGGCTGAGGCCCGTGCCCATATTTTAGAGGGTTTAAGAATAGCTTTAGACCATTTAGATGAGGTTATTAATTTAATTCGGAATTCACGGACAACAGATATTGCTCGGCAAGGATTAATGGAACAATTTTCTTTAACTGAAAAGCAAGCACAAGCCATTTTAGATATGAGACTCCAACGTTTAACGGGTCTAGAACGTGAAAAAATTGAAGAGGAATACAAAGAGCTTGTAAAGCTCATCAGTGATTTAAAAGCAATTTTAGCAAGTGAAGAAAAAGTATTAGAGATCATTCGCAAAGAGCTGCTTGAAATAAAAGAGAAATTTAATGATGAAAGACGGACAGAAATCATTGTAACAGGTATTGAAGCAATTGAAGATGAAGATCTCATTCCAAAAGAAAATATTGTCATTACGCTCACACATAACGGATATATTAAGCGGCTGCCAGTTTCCACGTATCGCAGTCAAAAACGTGGTGGCCGTGGAATCCAAGGGATGGGGACGAATGAAGATGATTTCGTTGAGCATCTTATTACGACTAGTACCCATAATACGATATTATTCTTTACAAATAAAGGAAAAGTATATCGTGCAAAAGGGTATGAAATTCCAGAATATGGACGTACAGCAAAAGGAATCCCAATTATTAACTTATTAGAAATTGATCGTGATGAATGGGTAAATGCCATAATCCCAGTGTCGGAATTTGTCGACAACTGGTTTTTATTCTTTACTACAAAAGATGGAATTTGTAAACGATCCCCATTATCACAATTTGCCCATATACGTACGAGCGGTTTAATTGCCTTAACTTTACGTGAAGGAGACGAACTGATTTCAGCCCGTTTAACAGACGGAAGTAAGGATATTATTATTGGAACGAAGAAAGGAATGCTTATTCGTTTTCCGGAAACGGATGTTCGTACAATGGGGCGTACAGCTACAGGAGTAAAAGGAATTAGCCTTGAAGATGATGATCAAGTCGTAGGAATGGAAGTATTAGAAAAAAATGTTGATGTATTAATTGTTACACAAAATGGTTATGGAAAAAGAACACACGAGAGCGAATACCGCATTCAAAGCCGTGGTGGAAAAGGGTTAAAAACATGTAATATTACAGAAAAGAATGGTGAGGTTGTTGCGGTTAAAGCCGTAACGGGTGAAGAAGATTTAATGATCGTGACAGCAGCAGGTGTGATTATTCGCATGGATGTCAATGATATTTCGACTATGGGAAGAAACACAGTAGGAGTTAAGCTAATTAAGTTAGAAGAAAATGAGCATGTTTCAACCGTTGCTTTAGTTGATAAGGAAGATCAGAATGATGAAGAATCAGAATGTGAACAAGATGTAGAAGAGTAAATGATAGAGGGGGTCCAAAGGTGTCTAACCTCACACGTAGTTTCACAATATTTTGCAAATTGATTTCATTTGACGTCCTATATATTGTGCTGAGGATTTTAACACTTGACTTTTGGGATCGCCCCTTTTTAATTTTGGCTCTTTTCTAAAAGATTGTTGTTTTACTATACGATAGATTTTCGACTGTCAGGCAAGCGATACGCTTGCTATGTCACGCTAAAGCGTGACGTGAAGCGAACAGTTGTACAAAAATCCAATACCGTTTCATTACTTGACGTTCGCGAACACGGAATCCATAGCTTCAGGGGGAGATGAAGTCCAAAAAGAAGCAAATGTAGATGATGAATGTCCGTCATGAGGCTTTTGAAGGACATAAATAAGATAGAAAGCATAAGAAGTGTCCTTCATTGGATTAATGAAGGACATAATGAAGATAGAAAACATAAGAAAGGTCCTTCATAGGACTAATAAAGGACATAAATATGATAGGAAACAAGAGAAATGACAAAACGTTATGAAAAATAGTGGATTCCTTGATGAGGTGCTAATCTATTCATGAGACATGAACATCCTTGTAGGTAGTTGGTAGCGCATCTATTCTAACCAAGGAGTTGGATTCCTGTCTCCTTTTTTGTTTGGATGTAAATATATGTTAGGGAATTTGCTCATCTACATTAAAATGATATAAAAAAGCCCATCTATTCTTTTATTTTCATTTTTAGTTAGGAGGAGAACTGTGAGAGTTAAAGTTGACTTGTTACGGGAAGGTTGTGTTCTTTCTGAAGATGTTTACTCCCTTACAAATAAGCCGATTGTAAGGAAAAATACGGTTCTTGAAAGCAAGCATATTCATGCATTGAAAGCTTTTTTAATCAAAGAAGTTGATATTAAACGTGAAACGAAATCTGGGAAAGATATCCTCAATCAGGACATAAACGAAGAATTTATCGAAGAAGAGAATTTATTAATTGAAGACTTATATCTAGATGCTGTAAAAAAATATAAAAAAATGTTTTTGTCATGGCAAGCAGGGGCACCAGTTAACATGTCATTAGTTCGTGAACTTGTACTTCCATTAGTAGAAAAAGCGCTTGATGATC
It contains:
- a CDS encoding DNA gyrase subunit A (product_source=KO:K02469; cath_funfam=2.120.10.90,3.90.199.10; cog=COG0188; ko=KO:K02469; pfam=PF00521,PF03989; smart=SM00434; superfamily=101904,56719; tigrfam=TIGR01063); translated protein: MPENNKSQIREVNISQEMRSSFLDYAMSVIVSRALPDVRDGLKPVHRRILYAMHDLGMTPDKPYKKSARIVGEVIGKYHPHGDAAVYDTMVRMAQDFNYRYMLVDGHGNFGSVDGDAAAAMRYTEARMSKISMELLRDINKDTIDYQDNYDGSEKEPVVLPSRFPNLLVNGAAGIAVGMATNIPPHQLGEVIDGVLALSKDPDITVAQLMEIIPGPDFPTAGQIIGKGGIRKAYETGRGTITVRAKVEIEETSNGKQSIIVTELPYQVNKAKLIEKIADLVREKKIEGISDLRDESDRNGMRIVIEVRKDANANVLLNNLYKQTALQTTFGINMLALVNGEPKVLNLKQTLMHYLDHQKVVIRRRTEYELKKAEARAHILEGLRIALDHLDEVINLIRNSRTTDIARQGLMEQFSLTEKQAQAILDMRLQRLTGLEREKIEEEYKELVKLISDLKAILASEEKVLEIIRKELLEIKEKFNDERRTEIIVTGIEAIEDEDLIPKENIVITLTHNGYIKRLPVSTYRSQKRGGRGIQGMGTNEDDFVEHLITTSTHNTILFFTNKGKVYRAKGYEIPEYGRTAKGIPIINLLEIDRDEWVNAIIPVSEFVDNWFLFFTTKDGICKRSPLSQFAHIRTSGLIALTLREGDELISARLTDGSKDIIIGTKKGMLIRFPETDVRTMGRTATGVKGISLEDDDQVVGMEVLEKNVDVLIVTQNGYGKRTHESEYRIQSRGGKGLKTCNITEKNGEVVAVKAVTGEEDLMIVTAAGVIIRMDVNDISTMGRNTVGVKLIKLEENEHVSTVALVDKEDQNDEESECEQDVEE